Proteins from a genomic interval of Acidimicrobiales bacterium:
- a CDS encoding putative DNA binding domain-containing protein has protein sequence MKPNEAAFEEYVATWLVEHGGYDHLKGPGQARPPAFDPVTGIDTEDLFEFIGATQAEAWERLKQLHGGLPGAQTKFVARLAAEIDKRGTLDVLRHGVVDHGVTIRLAYFRPAHGLTAVLVRLYGANRLNVTRQLAYQAGSTKTIDLGLFVNGLLVATAELKNALTGQSVEDAIAQYRTDRDPTSPALSRRALVHFAVDTERVAMTTRLAGESTRFLPFNLGEAGGAGNPANPNGHRTAYLWERVWQRDTWLDLLARFVHVEQPAKGSKVAPLVIFPRLHQWDAVLALESHARTHGAGQKYLVQHSAGSGKSNTIAWLAHRLSSLHDTTDTKVFDKVIVITDRVVLDRQLQETIYQFEHAHGVVAKIDADSGQLADALAGQQSRIVITTLQKFPFILDKVAELGQRRYAVIVDEAHSSQTGEAAKDLRLALGATEEQELTVAEAEDMGLIATPEDPVEEALAKAVAARGMPANLSFFAFTATPKAKTLELFGTKNPATNRFEPFHLYSMRQAIEEGFILDVLANYVTYDTYWRIEKAVSDDPKYEAPAARRAIARFVNLHEHNLAQKAEIIVEHFRGHIAHKIGGRAKAMVVTASRLHAVRYKRALDKYLATHGYGDVTVFVAFSGTVNDDGVDLTEAKMNGFPDTQTAQKFNDEGQVLVVAEKYQTGFDQPLLYAMYVDKALTGLAAVQTLSRLNRTCDGKDATFVLDFRNDADAIRDAFEPWFGRTVAPPTDPNLLYDTRAALDPFGVLFVDEIERVTGLLLTMAKASDHARIHAALQPAIDRFLDLDDDDQDGFREALDRFVRTYSFLAQLVSFGDTKLERDYTFCRALAAFIRRDPGTTLDLGSEIELTHLRHELTFEGSVALTSDTGEIQTIFNPTGARAQAAEELLSHIIATLNDRYGLKLTEADRLHFEGIAASLVNDITLQQQAAANSVDNFRIAFEQRFDDAVVQRLNESQDLTYRILDNPDFRSDVIAAYLPLIYGRAKVAHQEHCPIGELLARGEDAHLEYKSTFRWDLKQATTSKAVETAALKTIAAFLNSREGGTLLVGVADNGAVLGLESDYATLRKDDKDDADLFQLALTQSVLNAVGAAAATNVTTQIHTVDGHNLCRVHVKPSGHPVHADVTLVDKNGQHQKKQMFYVRMNNGTRAIDDEAEIEKYIASRW, from the coding sequence GTGAAGCCGAACGAGGCAGCGTTCGAGGAGTACGTGGCGACGTGGCTGGTGGAGCACGGCGGCTACGACCACCTCAAGGGCCCGGGCCAGGCACGGCCGCCGGCGTTCGACCCGGTGACCGGGATCGACACCGAGGACCTGTTCGAGTTCATCGGCGCCACCCAGGCCGAAGCGTGGGAGCGGCTCAAGCAGCTCCACGGTGGCCTCCCGGGCGCTCAGACGAAGTTCGTCGCCCGGCTGGCAGCGGAGATCGACAAGCGGGGCACGCTCGATGTGCTCCGTCACGGAGTGGTGGATCACGGCGTGACGATCCGCCTCGCCTACTTCCGTCCGGCGCACGGCCTCACCGCGGTTCTGGTGCGGCTGTACGGGGCGAACCGGTTGAACGTCACCCGCCAGCTCGCCTACCAGGCTGGCTCGACGAAGACGATCGACCTCGGGCTGTTCGTGAACGGGCTGCTGGTCGCGACGGCGGAACTGAAGAACGCGCTCACCGGGCAGAGCGTCGAGGATGCGATCGCCCAGTACCGCACCGACCGCGATCCGACGTCGCCGGCGTTGTCGCGGCGGGCGTTGGTGCACTTCGCGGTCGACACCGAGCGCGTGGCGATGACCACCCGGCTCGCCGGTGAGTCGACGCGGTTCCTACCGTTCAACCTCGGCGAGGCCGGCGGGGCAGGGAACCCGGCGAACCCGAACGGTCACCGCACCGCGTACCTGTGGGAGCGGGTCTGGCAGCGCGACACCTGGCTCGACCTGCTCGCCCGCTTCGTGCACGTCGAGCAGCCGGCCAAGGGTTCGAAGGTAGCGCCGTTGGTGATCTTCCCGCGTCTGCACCAGTGGGACGCTGTGCTCGCGCTCGAGTCGCACGCCCGCACTCACGGCGCCGGGCAGAAGTATCTGGTGCAGCACTCGGCGGGGTCGGGGAAGTCGAACACGATCGCATGGCTCGCGCACCGGTTGTCGTCGCTGCACGACACGACTGACACGAAGGTGTTCGACAAGGTGATCGTGATCACCGACCGCGTGGTCCTCGACCGGCAGTTGCAGGAGACGATCTACCAGTTCGAGCACGCCCACGGCGTCGTCGCGAAGATCGATGCGGACTCCGGTCAGCTTGCCGACGCGCTCGCCGGGCAGCAGTCGCGGATCGTGATCACCACGCTGCAGAAGTTCCCGTTCATTCTCGACAAGGTCGCCGAACTCGGCCAGCGCCGCTACGCCGTGATCGTCGACGAAGCCCATTCCTCCCAGACCGGCGAAGCGGCGAAGGATCTGCGGCTCGCGCTCGGCGCGACCGAGGAACAGGAGCTGACCGTCGCCGAGGCCGAGGACATGGGCCTCATCGCCACCCCGGAAGACCCGGTCGAGGAAGCCCTCGCAAAGGCTGTCGCCGCTCGCGGGATGCCGGCCAACCTGAGCTTCTTCGCGTTCACCGCGACACCGAAGGCCAAGACCCTCGAGCTGTTCGGCACGAAGAACCCGGCGACCAACCGGTTCGAGCCGTTCCACCTGTACTCGATGCGCCAGGCGATCGAGGAAGGGTTCATCCTCGACGTGCTCGCCAACTACGTCACCTACGACACCTACTGGCGCATCGAGAAGGCCGTCTCCGACGACCCCAAGTACGAAGCTCCCGCGGCCCGGCGGGCGATCGCCCGGTTCGTGAACCTGCACGAGCACAACCTGGCGCAGAAGGCCGAGATCATCGTCGAGCACTTCCGCGGCCACATCGCCCACAAGATCGGCGGCCGCGCCAAGGCGATGGTCGTCACCGCCTCCCGTCTCCACGCCGTGCGGTACAAGCGGGCGCTCGACAAGTACCTCGCCACCCACGGCTACGGCGACGTCACCGTGTTCGTCGCGTTCTCCGGCACCGTCAACGACGACGGCGTCGACCTCACCGAAGCCAAGATGAACGGCTTCCCCGACACCCAGACCGCACAGAAGTTCAACGACGAAGGCCAGGTGCTCGTCGTCGCCGAGAAGTACCAGACCGGCTTCGACCAGCCCCTGCTCTACGCGATGTACGTCGACAAAGCCCTCACCGGCCTCGCCGCCGTGCAGACCCTGTCACGGCTGAACCGCACCTGCGACGGCAAAGACGCCACGTTCGTGCTCGACTTCCGCAACGACGCCGATGCCATCCGCGATGCGTTCGAGCCGTGGTTCGGGCGGACTGTCGCTCCGCCCACAGACCCCAACCTGCTCTACGACACCCGTGCCGCGCTCGACCCGTTCGGCGTGCTCTTCGTCGACGAGATCGAACGCGTCACCGGCTTGCTGCTCACCATGGCCAAGGCGTCGGACCACGCCCGCATCCACGCTGCACTGCAGCCGGCGATCGACCGGTTCCTCGATCTCGACGACGACGATCAGGACGGCTTCCGGGAAGCGCTCGACCGGTTCGTGCGTACCTATTCGTTCCTCGCCCAGCTCGTCAGCTTCGGCGACACCAAGCTGGAGCGTGACTACACGTTCTGCCGGGCGCTCGCCGCGTTCATTCGCCGCGACCCCGGGACCACCCTCGACCTTGGCAGCGAGATCGAGCTCACCCACCTCCGCCACGAGCTCACCTTCGAAGGCTCCGTCGCGCTCACCAGCGACACCGGTGAGATCCAGACCATCTTCAACCCCACCGGTGCCCGAGCCCAGGCGGCGGAGGAACTGCTGTCGCACATCATCGCCACGCTCAACGACCGCTACGGGCTGAAGCTCACCGAAGCCGACCGCCTCCACTTCGAGGGCATCGCCGCGTCGCTCGTCAACGACATCACCCTCCAGCAGCAGGCCGCGGCGAACAGCGTCGACAACTTCCGGATCGCGTTCGAGCAGCGCTTCGACGACGCCGTCGTCCAACGGCTCAACGAGAGCCAGGACCTGACCTACCGGATCCTCGACAACCCCGACTTCCGCTCCGACGTGATCGCCGCGTACCTCCCGCTCATCTACGGCCGAGCCAAGGTCGCCCATCAAGAGCACTGCCCGATCGGCGAACTGCTCGCCCGAGGCGAAGACGCGCACCTCGAGTACAAGTCGACGTTCCGCTGGGACCTCAAGCAGGCGACCACGTCGAAGGCCGTCGAGACTGCGGCGCTCAAGACGATCGCGGCGTTCCTCAACAGCCGCGAGGGAGGCACCCTGCTCGTGGGTGTCGCCGACAATGGCGCGGTGCTCGGCCTCGAGTCCGACTACGCCACGCTCCGCAAGGACGACAAGGACGACGCCGACCTGTTTCAGCTCGCACTGACCCAGTCGGTGCTCAACGCCGTCGGCGCCGCCGCTGCGACGAACGTGACCACGCAGATCCACACCGTCGACGGCCACAACCTCTGCCGCGTCCACGTGAAGCCCAGCGGCCACCCCGTCCACGCCGACGTCACCCTCGTCGACAAGAACGGCCAACACCAGAAGAAGCAGATGTTCTACGTCCGCATGAACAACGGCACGAGGGCCATCGACGACGAAGCCGAGATCGAGAAGTACATCGCCAGCCGCTGGTGA
- a CDS encoding Fic family protein: MSTRAGRWEKQVTGYRAFVPKSLPPDPPLRWDADLLRALSEADLALGRLDGLARSLPNPDLFVAMYVRREAVLSSQIEGTQSSLDDVLTFEVAAPGASQPADITETVNYVRAMNTGLDLLGSLPLSGRLIRRVHEELLTGVRGQERSPGTFRRTQNWIGPAGCTLQNASFVPPPPDEVSGSFAALERFLNDDSQPPLVTAGLAHAQFETIHPFLDGNGRVGRLLITLVLVERRVLTRPLLYLSLFLKQNRTEYYDRLSATRAKGDWEGWLRFFLTGVAVAANDAVRVAGSIADLRDRQLRAVAAESLGRYAVPLLDLLVEHPVVTVKYAVEQVGGTPTTIGGLLDKLVAMRIIEETTGHKRNRIYRYSPFLDLFTSEDRPPTSLPEEVTQ; this comes from the coding sequence GTGAGCACGCGGGCGGGCCGGTGGGAGAAGCAGGTGACGGGTTATCGGGCGTTCGTGCCGAAGTCATTGCCGCCGGATCCGCCACTGCGTTGGGACGCTGATCTGTTGCGGGCGTTGTCGGAGGCGGATCTGGCGCTCGGGCGACTGGACGGCCTCGCGCGGAGTCTGCCGAACCCAGACCTGTTCGTCGCGATGTACGTGCGGCGCGAGGCGGTGCTCAGCTCGCAGATCGAGGGGACACAGTCGAGCCTGGATGACGTGTTGACGTTCGAGGTGGCGGCGCCGGGGGCGTCGCAGCCGGCGGACATCACCGAGACCGTGAACTACGTGCGAGCGATGAACACCGGGCTCGACCTGCTGGGGTCGTTGCCGTTGTCTGGCCGCCTGATCCGCAGGGTGCACGAGGAGCTGCTGACGGGGGTGCGGGGTCAGGAGCGGTCGCCGGGGACGTTCCGGCGGACCCAGAACTGGATCGGCCCGGCCGGGTGCACGTTGCAGAACGCGTCGTTCGTGCCGCCTCCGCCGGACGAGGTAAGCGGATCGTTCGCTGCGTTGGAGCGCTTCTTGAACGACGACTCGCAGCCGCCGTTGGTGACGGCGGGGTTGGCGCACGCCCAGTTCGAGACGATCCACCCGTTCCTCGACGGCAACGGCCGGGTCGGCCGTCTGCTGATCACGCTGGTGCTGGTCGAGCGGCGGGTGCTGACCCGGCCGCTGCTCTACCTCAGCTTGTTCTTGAAGCAGAACCGCACCGAGTACTACGACCGGTTGAGCGCCACCCGCGCCAAGGGCGATTGGGAGGGCTGGTTGCGGTTCTTCCTCACCGGTGTCGCTGTCGCTGCGAACGACGCCGTGCGGGTGGCCGGATCGATCGCCGACCTGCGCGACCGCCAGCTGCGAGCGGTGGCCGCGGAGAGCCTCGGCCGCTACGCGGTGCCGTTGCTCGATCTGTTGGTGGAGCATCCGGTGGTGACGGTGAAGTACGCGGTCGAGCAGGTTGGCGGCACCCCGACGACGATCGGTGGGCTGCTCGACAAGCTGGTGGCGATGCGGATCATCGAGGAGACCACCGGTCACAAGCGCAACCGCATCTACCGGTACTCGCCGTTCCTCGATCTGTTCACCTCCGAGGACCGTCCGCCCACGTCGTTGCCCGAGGAGGTCACGCAGTGA